A genomic window from Serratia liquefaciens includes:
- a CDS encoding SDR family NAD(P)-dependent oxidoreductase — protein sequence MTQRTAVITGGSSGIGLAIAQQLVQQDYRIAIVARNPQRLQQAAQQIGHGTCYYAADLSQRGAVEEVAAQLAADLGTLDVLINNAGFTRVIAADTPLAQAEQEWDAVIDGNLKSTFLFTLAMLPHLRKPGGRIINLSSIAAQCGSGSAGALGYSAAKAGVQGFTLSLARELGEAGITVNAIAPGFIADTRFFGAGLPQDRIDAIAAETPMGRTGRVEDIASAALWLASKEASFITGTVTSINGGARVG from the coding sequence ATGACGCAACGTACAGCGGTGATTACCGGCGGCTCCAGCGGTATTGGGCTGGCCATCGCCCAGCAACTGGTACAACAGGATTACCGTATCGCCATCGTGGCGCGTAACCCCCAACGCCTGCAACAGGCGGCACAGCAAATTGGCCACGGCACCTGCTATTATGCGGCGGACCTGAGCCAACGTGGGGCGGTGGAAGAAGTGGCCGCTCAGTTGGCCGCCGATCTGGGCACTTTGGATGTGCTGATCAACAACGCCGGTTTTACCCGGGTGATTGCCGCCGATACGCCCCTGGCGCAGGCAGAGCAGGAATGGGACGCGGTGATCGACGGCAACCTGAAAAGTACCTTTCTGTTTACGTTGGCGATGTTGCCTCACCTGCGTAAACCGGGCGGCCGGATCATCAACCTGAGTTCGATTGCCGCCCAATGCGGCAGCGGCAGCGCCGGTGCTCTGGGCTACTCTGCCGCCAAGGCCGGCGTGCAAGGTTTTACCCTCAGCCTGGCGCGCGAACTGGGCGAAGCAGGCATCACAGTTAACGCCATTGCGCCGGGTTTTATCGCCGATACACGCTTTTTCGGTGCCGGTTTGCCGCAGGATCGCATTGACGCTATCGCGGCCGAAACGCCGATGGGGCGCACCGGCCGGGTAGAGGATATCGCCAGCGCCGCGCTTTGGCTGGCTTCGAAAGAGGCATCCTTCATCACCGGAACTGTTACCTCGATTAACGGAGGTGCGCGGGTCGGTTAA
- a CDS encoding NAD(P)-dependent oxidoreductase: MKIGFAGLGGMGSAMAANLLQAGYELKVWNRSPQAAQPLVSAGALQARQPEELAEVDVLITMLANDAATEQVVVESGLLQQLRAGAIHVNMATVSVALAKRLALLHAERNVGYIAAPVLGRVDVAAAGKLNILAAGDPLLLAKVQPLFEVLGQQTWHFGDQPEQANIVKIAANFTLASAIEAMAEGSALVRNYGVSGADYLHMLSSTLFASPAYKGYGGLIAEEKFEPAGFKLSLGMKDVGLALEAGANSHTPMPFASVLKDNFLDAVAQGDADLDWSALAKVAARRAGLK; this comes from the coding sequence ATGAAAATCGGATTTGCCGGCCTGGGCGGTATGGGCAGCGCGATGGCCGCCAACCTGTTGCAGGCTGGCTATGAGCTAAAGGTATGGAACCGTTCGCCCCAGGCAGCGCAGCCTTTGGTGAGCGCCGGGGCCTTGCAGGCACGGCAGCCGGAAGAACTGGCAGAGGTGGACGTGCTGATCACCATGCTGGCCAACGATGCCGCCACCGAGCAGGTAGTGGTGGAAAGCGGGCTGCTGCAACAGCTGCGGGCGGGAGCCATTCACGTCAATATGGCGACGGTCTCGGTGGCGTTGGCCAAACGGCTGGCGTTGCTGCACGCGGAGCGCAACGTCGGTTATATCGCCGCACCGGTGTTGGGGCGGGTGGACGTAGCCGCTGCCGGCAAGCTGAATATTCTGGCGGCGGGCGATCCGCTGTTGCTCGCCAAAGTGCAGCCGCTGTTTGAGGTGCTCGGCCAGCAGACCTGGCATTTTGGCGACCAGCCCGAACAGGCCAACATCGTTAAAATCGCCGCCAACTTCACGCTGGCCAGCGCCATTGAGGCGATGGCGGAAGGCAGTGCTCTGGTGCGCAACTACGGCGTTTCCGGCGCGGATTATCTGCACATGCTCAGCAGTACCCTGTTTGCCTCCCCGGCTTACAAGGGTTATGGAGGCTTGATCGCCGAAGAAAAGTTTGAACCGGCGGGTTTTAAATTAAGCCTGGGAATGAAAGACGTCGGCCTGGCGCTGGAGGCCGGCGCCAACAGCCACACGCCAATGCCGTTCGCCAGCGTGCTGAAGGACAACTTCCTCGACGCGGTAGCGCAAGGCGACGCAGATTTGGATTGGTCGGCGTTAGCCAAAGTGGCGGCACGCAGAGCCGGATTGAAGTAA
- a CDS encoding oxygenase MpaB family protein yields the protein MEVLRAAIEKQVISLTGLALGGIDFENPPGDPGLFGPQSVIWQVHNDFTSMLCGGVSALLMQMLHPLALAGVWDHSNFREDMIGRLRRTSQFVSVTTFGPTAEAERLIAKVKAIHLRVNGVSSDGRPYAASDPELLTWVHVVESSRFLASHIRYRNPSLPREKQDEYYREAARVAAALGAQEIPTSCTAVEDYLQRMRPQLVCDERTREVARILLAAPAPSALARPFGALVMQAGIDLLPDWAQQQFDFHPGTLRRRLVRTGAGGVGKVLRASMRNGSYQRALRRINRQA from the coding sequence ATGGAAGTGTTACGCGCAGCGATAGAAAAACAGGTCATCAGCCTGACCGGGCTGGCGCTCGGCGGCATTGATTTTGAAAATCCGCCGGGGGATCCGGGCCTGTTCGGCCCGCAGTCGGTTATCTGGCAGGTGCACAACGATTTTACCTCGATGCTGTGTGGGGGCGTCAGCGCCTTGCTGATGCAGATGCTGCACCCGCTGGCGTTGGCGGGAGTGTGGGATCATTCCAACTTTCGCGAAGATATGATCGGTCGCCTGCGCCGTACCAGCCAGTTTGTTTCCGTCACCACCTTTGGCCCCACCGCCGAAGCCGAACGCCTGATTGCCAAAGTCAAAGCTATTCACTTACGGGTCAACGGCGTCAGCAGCGATGGTAGGCCTTACGCCGCCAGCGATCCTGAGTTGCTTACCTGGGTGCACGTGGTGGAAAGCAGCCGCTTTTTGGCCAGCCATATACGCTACCGCAACCCGTCTCTTCCCCGCGAAAAGCAGGACGAATATTACCGTGAGGCCGCACGCGTAGCCGCAGCCCTGGGGGCGCAAGAAATCCCGACCTCCTGCACGGCGGTGGAGGATTATCTGCAACGGATGCGCCCGCAATTGGTGTGCGATGAGCGCACGCGGGAAGTCGCGCGTATTCTGCTGGCCGCGCCGGCCCCCAGCGCATTGGCCCGGCCTTTTGGCGCTTTGGTGATGCAGGCGGGCATCGACCTGTTGCCTGACTGGGCGCAACAGCAGTTTGATTTTCATCCCGGAACCTTGCGCCGTCGTCTGGTACGCACCGGTGCAGGGGGCGTCGGTAAAGTGCTGCGCGCCTCAATGCGTAATGGTTCATACCAGCGCGCGCTGCGCCGAATTAACCGACAGGCCTGA
- a CDS encoding LysR family transcriptional regulator, translating to MIELRQLRQFVAVAEEMSFHRAAERLHMAQPPLTAAIRKIEQELGVPLLERGNRITRITEAGQVFLIEARRTLAQFERTLGNTRRAARGLTESLRLTFVDSTVNALLPGILRRFRQAHPLAEFHLQEATTAEQLIALRDDRADIGMVVLPVAPQDDLQILPFLYDRMVLALPDHHPLATQQQVTLSDLADQPWILFPAHYGPGMHAAILQACAVAGFSPLIVQEARQMQTIGGLVAGGVGIALMPALFAVLKSPGVVFRELSGAGSPVPYTLALALRTPSALTEAFCRIAGEQAAAWQRAVIDNRRVGGIP from the coding sequence GTGATTGAGCTACGCCAGCTGCGGCAATTTGTCGCCGTCGCCGAAGAGATGAGCTTTCACCGCGCCGCCGAGCGTTTGCACATGGCGCAGCCGCCGTTGACGGCCGCCATCAGAAAGATTGAGCAGGAGCTGGGTGTCCCCTTGCTGGAACGCGGCAACCGGATCACGCGCATCACCGAGGCAGGACAGGTGTTTCTGATCGAGGCGCGGCGGACCTTGGCGCAGTTTGAGCGTACCCTTGGCAATACCCGACGTGCGGCGCGTGGCCTGACGGAATCGCTGCGGCTGACCTTTGTCGATAGCACTGTGAATGCCCTGCTGCCGGGGATACTGCGTCGGTTTCGTCAGGCGCATCCCCTGGCGGAGTTCCATTTGCAGGAGGCCACCACCGCCGAACAGCTGATCGCGCTGCGCGACGATCGTGCCGATATCGGCATGGTGGTGCTGCCGGTGGCACCGCAGGATGACCTGCAGATTCTGCCTTTTTTATACGACCGCATGGTACTGGCGCTACCGGATCACCACCCTTTGGCGACGCAACAGCAGGTGACGTTGAGCGATTTGGCCGATCAACCCTGGATACTGTTTCCGGCGCATTATGGGCCGGGGATGCACGCGGCGATTTTGCAGGCCTGTGCGGTGGCGGGGTTCAGCCCGCTTATCGTCCAGGAGGCGCGGCAGATGCAAACCATCGGTGGGCTGGTGGCCGGTGGCGTGGGGATTGCGCTGATGCCAGCCCTGTTTGCGGTCCTGAAATCACCCGGCGTGGTGTTTCGTGAACTGAGTGGCGCAGGTAGCCCGGTGCCTTATACCTTGGCGCTGGCCTTACGCACCCCCTCAGCGCTGACCGAGGCATTTTGCCGTATCGCTGGCGAACAGGCTGCGGCCTGGCAACGCGCGGTGATTGACAACCGGCGCGTTGGGGGGATACCTTAA
- a CDS encoding suppressor of fused domain protein has protein sequence MNESYVLAEVSNENQTLVAVVQQDHRAAYFYIYPSEENSERFQVRACWLRNLAAAPQQEDSAALALGQPPMLAAEFCRNLEGEAPLNPEGLTVVWTESDDGAALWYYGQLLAVIPGWSLYIDHSVCYSASCIKESPLAYPLGSASTNTQYALAESTRQFWRRWQREEGNPWPKMQSDYQAHYEQHFGPSVKYYAIDQGKWPPMAITQHERDGIYYFLTLGVSIRPMPWVEILFNDDASRYRRMEMGIAIDGQYMTEENAIQMASALAGFAHVPWSKITWFGEGHTLESEVAPQGYEGYVLSSSFYPYHEHLSLPKQYGDPVNIFWASPVFEAERLLAHATPNGGHELVNKLREQGVDHIFRPRQPVC, from the coding sequence ATGAACGAGTCATACGTACTTGCTGAAGTCAGTAATGAGAACCAGACGCTGGTCGCAGTGGTTCAGCAAGATCACCGAGCTGCTTATTTTTATATTTACCCTTCAGAAGAAAATAGCGAACGTTTTCAGGTGCGCGCTTGCTGGCTGCGTAACCTGGCCGCTGCGCCGCAGCAGGAAGACAGTGCCGCACTGGCGCTGGGGCAGCCACCGATGCTGGCGGCCGAGTTTTGCCGCAATCTGGAAGGGGAAGCGCCGCTGAACCCGGAAGGGCTGACGGTGGTTTGGACCGAGAGCGACGACGGCGCGGCACTGTGGTATTACGGCCAATTGCTGGCGGTGATCCCCGGCTGGAGTTTGTACATCGACCATTCGGTATGTTATTCCGCCAGCTGCATCAAAGAGAGCCCGTTGGCTTATCCGCTCGGCTCCGCCTCTACCAATACCCAGTACGCGCTGGCGGAAAGTACCCGTCAGTTCTGGCGCCGCTGGCAGCGGGAGGAGGGCAATCCCTGGCCCAAGATGCAGAGCGATTATCAGGCGCATTACGAGCAGCATTTTGGCCCCTCAGTGAAATACTACGCCATCGATCAGGGCAAGTGGCCGCCGATGGCGATCACTCAGCATGAACGCGACGGCATCTACTATTTTCTTACCCTGGGCGTCAGCATCCGGCCGATGCCGTGGGTAGAGATCCTGTTTAACGATGACGCCTCCCGCTATCGCCGCATGGAAATGGGCATCGCCATCGACGGTCAATACATGACCGAGGAAAATGCGATACAGATGGCCAGCGCGTTGGCCGGTTTCGCCCACGTGCCTTGGTCAAAAATCACCTGGTTTGGCGAAGGGCATACCCTGGAGTCCGAAGTGGCACCTCAGGGCTATGAGGGCTACGTGCTGTCTTCATCCTTTTATCCGTATCACGAGCATCTGAGCCTGCCGAAACAGTATGGCGATCCGGTCAATATCTTTTGGGCCAGCCCGGTATTTGAAGCCGAGCGCCTGCTGGCGCATGCGACGCCGAATGGGGGGCATGAGTTGGTTAACAAACTGCGTGAGCAGGGCGTTGACCATATCTTCCGCCCGCGTCAGCCGGTATGCTGA
- a CDS encoding cysteine hydrolase family protein, with the protein MKSALLVIDVQKGLFTPPPADAEATIARINTLSAAARQAGVPVIFIQHQTPDDELAHGSDAWQIDPGLQVKAGDHRVEKTTPDSFLRTGLGPLLIANGISHLVVCGYSTEFCVDTTTRRAAALGYPVTLAADAHTSHDKAHASGLQIRAHHNATLSNIESFGVLIDALPTAEIRF; encoded by the coding sequence ATGAAGTCAGCGCTGTTGGTTATTGATGTGCAGAAAGGGTTGTTTACACCACCGCCGGCGGATGCCGAAGCGACGATTGCTCGTATTAACACCCTGAGCGCCGCTGCCCGTCAGGCCGGCGTGCCGGTGATTTTCATTCAGCATCAAACGCCGGATGATGAGTTGGCGCACGGGAGCGACGCCTGGCAAATTGATCCTGGTTTGCAGGTAAAGGCCGGCGATCATCGGGTAGAGAAAACCACGCCGGACTCATTCCTGCGTACCGGATTAGGGCCGTTGTTGATTGCGAATGGTATCTCGCATCTGGTGGTCTGCGGCTATTCTACCGAGTTTTGCGTGGACACCACCACTCGCCGCGCCGCCGCGCTGGGTTACCCGGTGACGCTGGCGGCCGATGCGCATACCAGCCACGACAAGGCGCACGCCTCCGGCTTGCAGATCCGCGCTCATCACAACGCCACACTGTCGAATATCGAAAGCTTTGGTGTTCTGATCGACGCACTGCCAACGGCAGAAATTCGTTTCTGA